A genomic region of Serratia fonticola contains the following coding sequences:
- a CDS encoding ABC-F family ATP-binding cassette domain-containing protein: MAHCAQSPHFVLHQLTCQFANGERLFGPLNLAVEQQHCGLVGRNGVGKTRLLRLIAGLDRPAEGHIEAQASFAYVAQQTDITAQTSLAQWLGYGDVFAAQARLEQGCPQLDDIDRLEGQWDLADRLKTAFVTAGLPAFDPQRPASDLSGGERMRATLCGALLSDADFLLLDEPTNHLDIDGREWLYQQLAQWRGGLLVASHDRQLLARMQRIVELTPDALRSYGGNYHDYHRQREQEQQAARAQLEHAALERRRIRTRQQKEHDNYQRHSARTLRTVDSLNIASFEKMALKGAARDTMGTLRKQHQGQKNALDEAVREARERVEEENPVMLTLPGSMVAAGKQVLVVEQLQLPFISMPPLDWRVDGPMRVAITGPNGCGKSTLLKVILGQLPAVDGHCHCSVSLAYLDQTLSQLDLSRSVVDHLGLQDTPLAEGALRSQLAHLQLNAERVMLPLAALSGGERLKAALACVLWRREPAQLLLLDEPTNHLDLASSQAIETALAAFPGAMLVVSHDEDFLQALKLTHRLHWYNGQWQFQAM; encoded by the coding sequence ATGGCTCATTGTGCCCAGTCCCCTCATTTCGTTTTACATCAATTAACCTGTCAGTTTGCCAATGGCGAGAGGCTGTTTGGTCCGCTAAACCTGGCTGTTGAACAACAGCATTGTGGATTAGTGGGGCGCAACGGCGTGGGGAAAACCCGCTTGCTGCGGCTGATTGCCGGGCTGGATCGGCCTGCTGAAGGACATATTGAAGCTCAGGCTTCTTTCGCCTATGTGGCACAGCAGACAGACATCACCGCGCAGACTTCTCTGGCGCAATGGCTGGGCTACGGTGACGTTTTCGCCGCGCAGGCCCGCCTCGAACAAGGTTGTCCGCAACTGGACGATATCGATCGTCTGGAAGGGCAATGGGATCTGGCCGATCGCCTGAAAACGGCGTTCGTTACCGCTGGCTTACCCGCTTTTGACCCGCAGCGGCCCGCCAGCGATCTGAGTGGTGGTGAACGTATGCGAGCCACCTTGTGTGGTGCGTTACTGAGCGACGCGGATTTCCTGTTGTTGGATGAACCAACCAATCATCTCGACATTGACGGGCGCGAATGGCTGTATCAACAGCTTGCGCAGTGGCGCGGAGGGCTGCTGGTCGCCAGCCACGATCGGCAGCTACTGGCCAGAATGCAGCGGATTGTTGAGTTGACCCCGGATGCATTGCGCAGTTATGGCGGCAACTATCACGATTACCATCGGCAACGGGAGCAAGAGCAGCAAGCGGCGCGTGCCCAACTGGAACATGCCGCGCTGGAAAGACGACGTATCCGAACCCGCCAGCAGAAAGAGCATGATAATTACCAGCGCCATTCCGCCCGTACGCTGAGAACCGTGGACTCGCTGAATATCGCCTCTTTCGAGAAAATGGCTCTCAAAGGGGCGGCCCGCGACACTATGGGTACATTGCGTAAGCAGCACCAGGGGCAAAAAAACGCGCTGGATGAAGCAGTACGTGAGGCAAGAGAGCGGGTAGAGGAAGAGAATCCGGTAATGTTGACGTTGCCAGGCAGTATGGTGGCTGCGGGTAAGCAAGTGCTGGTCGTGGAACAACTGCAACTGCCGTTCATCAGCATGCCGCCGCTGGATTGGCGGGTAGATGGCCCGATGCGCGTCGCCATTACCGGCCCGAACGGTTGTGGCAAATCCACATTGCTTAAAGTGATTCTGGGGCAGTTACCTGCCGTTGATGGCCATTGCCATTGCTCGGTGTCGCTGGCTTATCTCGACCAAACGCTCAGCCAACTTGATCTGTCGCGTTCAGTGGTGGATCACCTCGGTTTGCAGGATACGCCGCTGGCAGAGGGGGCGCTACGTAGCCAACTGGCACACCTGCAATTGAACGCTGAGCGGGTGATGTTGCCCTTGGCGGCACTGAGCGGCGGCGAACGTTTGAAGGCCGCTCTGGCCTGCGTATTGTGGCGACGGGAACCTGCACAGCTACTGTTACTGGATGAACCGACCAATCATTTGGATCTGGCTTCCTCACAGGCGATTGAAACGGCACTGGCGGCGTTCCCCGGCGCGATGCTGGTGGTATCGCACGATGAGGATTTCCTACAGGCTTTAAAATTGACTCATCGGCTACATTGGTACAACGGGCAATGGCAGTTTCAGGCGATGTAG
- a CDS encoding amidohydrolase, whose protein sequence is MTPVAKTADVIYYNGTIYTADAANNVCSALAIGQGYVLAVGNDEQVLALASPTTERVDLQGKMMMPGLIDSHMHPFWGGKQLRGCNLHYAALTVEQTLQHIQAHLDKYPAHDDEWLTVRAWQRQAMIPVGADMSRELLDTLNTRRPVALFSNDCHTLAANSRALEMLGIDEHTPVPPDGKIARDANGQLTGILEDAPAMRAFDSIPSGTAEQNVQVAAHVQQVLHSQGVTTVMDTRVFAEQLEAFAALRDRGELTLRVLGAKEITPDSVHGPEDAARAVQDVVAFAERWSDKAWTPQAGIAVNHLKLFVDGVLQPPTMTAALLAPYREHHGEEKGERYGDLYFTTPVLNALIVECGRAGLHPHTHTVGDGAIEQVLDAVELMRAACPGKDIRPGLAHNELVAAHQYARFAHLGATAVLSFQWAGLPGVLIDEEREMLGEERFPHLEPAARFLDAGARLAYGSDWPIDRLDEWYNLQVGMTRRAWDSEGNPAGPRLDNDRDLTLIEALRAATIDAAYMIAKEQYIGSLEVGKFADAIVLHNNLFEQPAEKIYQTRIERTLVGGQVIYQS, encoded by the coding sequence ATGACACCAGTGGCAAAAACGGCCGATGTAATTTATTACAACGGTACTATCTACACGGCGGATGCAGCAAATAACGTGTGCAGCGCGTTGGCGATAGGGCAGGGATATGTTCTTGCCGTAGGGAATGATGAGCAGGTACTTGCACTGGCATCACCGACGACCGAACGCGTCGATCTGCAGGGTAAAATGATGATGCCGGGCCTGATTGACAGCCATATGCACCCGTTTTGGGGCGGCAAACAGCTCAGAGGGTGCAACCTGCATTATGCGGCGCTGACCGTAGAGCAGACTTTGCAGCATATTCAGGCGCATCTGGACAAATACCCGGCTCATGATGATGAATGGCTGACGGTACGCGCCTGGCAGCGTCAGGCGATGATCCCGGTTGGCGCGGACATGAGCCGTGAGCTGTTGGATACCCTGAACACGCGTCGTCCGGTGGCGCTATTTTCCAACGATTGCCATACGCTGGCGGCTAACAGCCGTGCGTTGGAGATGTTGGGGATTGATGAGCATACGCCGGTGCCGCCAGACGGCAAGATCGCCCGTGATGCCAATGGTCAACTGACCGGGATCCTGGAAGATGCGCCAGCCATGCGCGCCTTTGACAGCATTCCTTCCGGCACGGCAGAACAGAACGTGCAGGTGGCGGCCCATGTGCAGCAGGTATTGCATTCGCAGGGTGTGACTACGGTCATGGATACCCGCGTGTTTGCCGAACAGCTCGAAGCATTTGCTGCGCTGCGCGATCGTGGCGAACTGACTCTGCGCGTTCTGGGGGCCAAAGAGATCACCCCAGACAGCGTGCACGGGCCGGAAGATGCTGCCCGTGCCGTGCAGGATGTGGTGGCCTTTGCCGAGCGATGGAGCGATAAAGCCTGGACCCCGCAGGCCGGTATTGCGGTTAATCATCTGAAGCTGTTTGTGGATGGCGTTCTGCAGCCACCGACCATGACGGCGGCATTGTTAGCACCTTATCGTGAACATCACGGTGAAGAGAAGGGGGAACGTTATGGCGATCTCTACTTCACCACGCCGGTGCTGAATGCACTGATCGTCGAGTGTGGCCGTGCCGGTTTGCATCCACATACCCATACGGTGGGGGATGGTGCAATCGAACAGGTGTTGGATGCGGTTGAGCTGATGCGTGCCGCCTGTCCAGGCAAAGATATTCGTCCTGGGTTGGCACATAACGAACTGGTTGCTGCCCATCAGTATGCGCGTTTTGCCCATCTTGGCGCTACCGCGGTGCTGTCATTCCAGTGGGCTGGGTTGCCAGGGGTGTTGATCGACGAAGAGCGGGAAATGCTGGGTGAAGAGCGTTTCCCTCATCTGGAACCCGCCGCGCGCTTCCTGGATGCCGGTGCGCGGTTGGCTTACGGCAGTGACTGGCCGATTGACCGCCTGGACGAATGGTATAACCTGCAGGTCGGTATGACCCGTCGCGCCTGGGACAGTGAAGGTAACCCAGCCGGGCCGCGTCTGGATAACGATCGTGACTTGACGCTGATCGAGGCGCTACGTGCAGCCACTATTGATGCGGCCTATATGATTGCCAAAGAGCAGTACATCGGTTCGCTGGAGGTCGGCAAATTTGCCGATGCGATCGTGCTGCACAATAATCTGTTCGAGCAGCCAGCAGAGAAAATCTACCAAACCCGTATCGAACGGACCTTGGTGGGTGGCCAAGTGATTTACCAGTCCTGA
- a CDS encoding APC family permease, translating into MPQNIQLQRVLKTPALVAFGLAYMVPLGVFTTYGQVTVLSQGHLPVAYLVTIVTILFTALSYCRMTNAMPLAGSAYSYVQRSFGGKTGFLVGWAQILDYLFLPMLNYLVLGIFLHEAFPSIPAYVFILASIGSVSALNILGVRLLSSVNFTLIALQMVFIVLFIVLSFSEADLSPAALMKPLLVDAGDFSGLIAGAAVLCLAFLGFDAIATMAEEADDAKRTLPRAILITVISAGAIFVAVSYAAHLAYPDWQSLIPYQDTSSLIISEHVGGKWMYNFFMATYLTGVYASSMSAQTGVSRIFYAMGREGVLPRKVFFHLHARFRTPWRAIVFVAIISLLALWMDLSMVVSMISFGALGAFTFVNLSVIKHFLINEKRRGLSAMFKYGLLPLIGFGMSVWLWFNLDPEALKVGFAWLFAGFLYLLWLTRGMRKAPPAVTHDDISHLLD; encoded by the coding sequence ATGCCGCAAAATATTCAGTTGCAACGAGTTCTTAAAACCCCTGCCCTGGTCGCGTTTGGCCTCGCCTATATGGTACCGCTGGGCGTATTTACCACCTATGGTCAGGTCACTGTGTTAAGCCAGGGCCATTTGCCCGTCGCTTATCTGGTGACAATCGTGACTATCCTGTTTACCGCACTGAGCTATTGCCGGATGACCAACGCGATGCCGTTGGCTGGATCGGCCTATTCTTATGTGCAGCGCAGCTTTGGGGGTAAAACCGGTTTTCTGGTCGGGTGGGCACAGATCCTCGATTATCTGTTCCTGCCAATGCTTAACTACCTGGTTTTAGGTATCTTTTTGCACGAGGCATTTCCGTCTATCCCTGCTTATGTGTTTATTCTTGCTTCTATCGGTAGCGTCAGTGCACTGAATATCCTCGGTGTCCGTCTGCTGAGTTCGGTTAACTTTACGCTGATTGCTTTGCAGATGGTGTTTATCGTGCTGTTTATCGTGCTGTCATTCAGTGAAGCCGATCTCAGCCCAGCAGCGCTGATGAAGCCGTTACTGGTGGATGCTGGCGACTTCTCGGGATTGATTGCCGGGGCAGCGGTACTGTGCCTGGCATTCCTCGGGTTTGATGCCATCGCCACCATGGCGGAAGAGGCCGACGACGCCAAGCGCACGCTGCCGCGCGCTATTCTGATCACCGTAATCAGCGCCGGTGCTATCTTTGTTGCTGTTTCGTACGCCGCACATCTGGCTTACCCGGATTGGCAATCGCTGATCCCTTATCAGGATACTTCCAGCCTGATTATCTCGGAGCATGTGGGCGGCAAGTGGATGTACAACTTCTTTATGGCCACTTATCTGACCGGGGTGTATGCCTCTTCGATGAGTGCGCAAACCGGCGTTTCACGCATTTTCTATGCCATGGGGCGTGAGGGCGTGTTGCCGCGTAAAGTGTTCTTCCACCTGCATGCTCGCTTCCGTACGCCGTGGCGCGCGATTGTATTTGTTGCCATCATTTCCCTGCTGGCGCTGTGGATGGACCTGAGCATGGTGGTTTCAATGATCAGTTTTGGCGCGTTGGGTGCATTTACCTTTGTTAACCTCAGCGTGATTAAACATTTTCTGATTAACGAAAAACGCCGTGGCCTGAGTGCGATGTTTAAATACGGCCTGTTGCCGCTGATTGGTTTTGGCATGTCGGTATGGCTGTGGTTCAACCTGGATCCAGAGGCGTTGAAAGTGGGCTTTGCCTGGCTGTTTGCCGGTTTTCTTTATCTGCTATGGCTGACCAGGGGGATGCGCAAAGCTCCGCCTGCCGTTACCCATGATGATATTTCCCACTTACTGGATTAA
- a CDS encoding PLP-dependent aminotransferase family protein produces MRSLSGDLLLQRLSDQPDDKLHKRLYNAIRTSILDGSLPPSSRLLASRDLAQELGLSRNTVLTVYEQLLAEGYVFSRQGSGTFVAETVPDSCLSTASHPISSYGEQRRVELSQRGAALLQHASASPKQWGAFIPGVPDVNAFPHHIFSKIQARISRRPAPQRLTYSSQGGSPELQHALVDYLRVARSVRCSPEQILITEGIHQAIDLVTRMLCNPGDDAWIEEPGYWGIRNILRMNAVNICPWEVDEAGMVPPEQPAGLPRLIFVTPSHQYPLGSVMSLARRQRLLALARAAGGWIVEDDYDSEFRFSGQPIPALQGLEADSPVIYIGTFSKTLYPALRLGYVVLPTPLVNALKTAHTELYRGGHLIIQAALAQFIQEGYYTAHIRRMRLLYAKRRAFLTALIEQHLGKQALSEFNSNAGLHLVLNLPDDADDVAIAAAANQRGVLVRALSRYYMLPNARRGLLMGFACVPEDQMAAAFNVLLACIP; encoded by the coding sequence TTGCGTTCATTAAGTGGTGACCTGCTGCTGCAGCGTTTGAGCGACCAACCCGATGATAAGCTGCATAAGCGGCTGTATAATGCGATCCGCACCAGTATTCTGGACGGCAGCCTGCCCCCCTCCAGCCGCTTGCTCGCGTCTCGCGATCTGGCTCAGGAACTTGGGCTGTCACGCAACACGGTTTTAACCGTTTATGAACAATTGCTGGCAGAAGGATATGTGTTTTCTCGTCAGGGAAGTGGAACTTTCGTCGCAGAAACGGTACCCGACAGTTGTTTATCCACCGCCAGCCACCCGATAAGCAGTTACGGTGAACAACGACGCGTTGAACTGTCGCAACGGGGAGCGGCACTATTGCAACATGCCAGCGCCAGCCCGAAGCAATGGGGCGCTTTTATTCCCGGCGTGCCCGATGTTAATGCCTTTCCCCATCATATTTTCAGCAAGATCCAGGCGCGCATCAGCCGCCGTCCGGCACCGCAGCGCCTGACTTACAGCAGTCAGGGCGGGAGCCCGGAGCTGCAACATGCGCTAGTGGACTATCTGCGCGTGGCGCGTTCTGTACGCTGTTCGCCGGAGCAGATCCTGATTACAGAGGGCATCCACCAGGCTATCGATCTGGTTACCCGCATGTTGTGTAACCCAGGAGATGACGCCTGGATTGAAGAGCCTGGCTATTGGGGTATTCGCAATATATTGCGGATGAACGCGGTGAATATTTGCCCATGGGAAGTGGATGAGGCCGGTATGGTGCCGCCAGAACAACCGGCTGGATTACCCCGGCTGATTTTCGTCACGCCTTCGCACCAGTATCCCTTGGGGTCGGTGATGAGTCTGGCCCGTCGACAACGCTTACTGGCGTTGGCCCGTGCCGCTGGTGGCTGGATTGTGGAAGATGATTATGACAGCGAATTCCGATTTTCCGGCCAGCCTATCCCGGCTTTGCAGGGGCTGGAGGCCGATTCACCGGTCATTTATATTGGCACCTTCAGCAAAACACTGTATCCGGCTCTGCGGCTGGGCTATGTGGTGCTGCCGACGCCGTTGGTCAATGCACTGAAAACGGCCCATACCGAACTTTATCGTGGTGGCCACCTGATCATTCAGGCTGCCTTGGCGCAGTTTATTCAGGAAGGGTACTATACCGCCCATATTCGCCGCATGCGCCTGCTGTATGCCAAACGGCGCGCATTCCTCACCGCATTGATTGAGCAGCACCTGGGAAAACAGGCGTTAAGTGAATTCAACAGCAATGCCGGGTTGCATTTGGTGCTCAATCTGCCCGATGACGCCGATGATGTCGCCATCGCTGCGGCAGCTAACCAACGAGGGGTACTGGTGCGGGCGCTGTCGCGTTATTACATGTTACCCAACGCGCGGCGCGGCCTGTTGATGGGGTTTGCCTGCGTGCCGGAGGATCAGATGGCGGCGGCATTTAACGTATTATTGGCGTGTATCCCCTAA
- a CDS encoding 4-aminobutyrate--2-oxoglutarate transaminase has protein sequence MKNAELNQRRLAATPRGIGVMCGFYAERAENATLWDVEGNEVIDFASGIAVLNTGHRHPKVIAAIEKQLQSFTHTAYQIVPYESYISLAERINQLAPIAGPCKTAFFTTGAEAVENAVKIARAYTGRPGLITFGGGFHGRTYMTMALTGKVAPYKLGFGPFPGSVFHGQYPNALYGVSTEDAMNSLERIFKADIDPKQVAAIVLEPVQGEGGFNIAPAAFMQALRSLCDQHGILLIADEVQTGFARTGKLFAMDHYAVKPDLITMAKSLAGGMPLSAVAGRADVMDAPAPGGLGGTYAGNPLAVAAALAVLDVIEEEQLCQRSQRLGQHLVEVLQQARNHCPAIADIRAQGSMVAVEFNDPATGKPSPEFTRQVQQKAQQEGLLLLSCGVNGNVIRFLYPLTIPDAQFNQALAILSRALSQ, from the coding sequence ATGAAAAACGCAGAACTGAATCAACGTCGTCTGGCTGCTACCCCACGAGGGATCGGCGTGATGTGTGGTTTTTACGCAGAGCGGGCCGAGAATGCCACTTTGTGGGATGTGGAAGGTAATGAAGTTATCGATTTTGCCTCGGGCATTGCGGTGCTTAATACCGGGCACCGTCATCCGAAAGTGATCGCCGCGATTGAAAAACAGCTTCAGTCATTCACCCATACGGCTTACCAGATTGTTCCTTATGAAAGCTATATCTCACTGGCAGAGCGTATCAACCAATTGGCACCTATCGCAGGCCCGTGTAAAACCGCTTTCTTCACTACCGGCGCAGAGGCGGTAGAAAATGCGGTAAAAATTGCCCGCGCATACACGGGGCGCCCAGGTTTGATTACCTTTGGCGGCGGCTTCCATGGTCGTACTTACATGACGATGGCGCTGACCGGTAAAGTGGCCCCTTACAAATTGGGCTTTGGCCCATTCCCTGGCTCGGTGTTCCACGGCCAGTACCCCAATGCGTTGTATGGCGTCAGCACTGAAGACGCCATGAACAGCCTGGAGCGCATTTTTAAAGCCGATATCGATCCTAAGCAGGTGGCGGCAATCGTGCTGGAACCGGTGCAGGGAGAAGGTGGCTTTAACATCGCACCGGCTGCGTTTATGCAGGCGTTGCGTTCGCTGTGCGATCAGCACGGCATCCTGCTGATTGCCGATGAGGTGCAGACCGGTTTTGCCCGTACCGGCAAGCTGTTCGCGATGGATCACTATGCGGTGAAACCCGATCTGATCACCATGGCGAAAAGCCTGGCAGGTGGCATGCCGCTGTCTGCCGTGGCCGGGCGTGCCGACGTGATGGATGCTCCAGCACCGGGCGGGCTGGGCGGTACTTACGCCGGTAACCCACTGGCCGTCGCCGCAGCGTTGGCGGTGTTGGACGTCATTGAAGAAGAACAGTTGTGTCAGCGCTCGCAGCGCTTGGGACAACATCTGGTGGAGGTCCTGCAACAGGCCCGCAACCACTGCCCCGCGATTGCCGATATCCGTGCGCAGGGCTCCATGGTCGCAGTGGAGTTCAACGATCCGGCAACCGGCAAACCTTCTCCGGAGTTTACCCGTCAGGTACAGCAAAAAGCACAGCAAGAGGGGCTGCTGCTGCTCAGCTGTGGTGTGAACGGCAACGTGATCCGTTTCCTTTATCCGCTGACCATTCCCGATGCCCAGTTTAATCAGGCGCTGGCGATCCTTTCCCGCGCGCTGAGCCAATAA
- a CDS encoding NAD-dependent succinate-semialdehyde dehydrogenase: MKLQNPDLLRSQCLINGEWCDAQSGKREAVINPANGVELTTVPLVSAEETQQAINAAQQAQIGWKQQTAKQRSVLLLAWADKIMAAQEDLAQLMTAEQGKSLAEARGEVAYAASFITWFAEEAKRVDGAVLQAPQASQRLVVVKQPIGVCAAITPWNFPAAMITRKAAPALAAGCTMIVKPAEQTPLTALALAKLAQDAGIPAGVLQVVTGEAAQVGKVLCDSPVVRKLSFTGSTEVGRILMAQCAPTIKKLSLELGGNAPVIVFDDANLDAAVAGIMASKFRNSGQTCVCANRIYVQDGIYDRLVDKLVAAVEQLKVGDGAQEGTTQGPLIDAEAIEKVQSHIDDALIKGAQIAIGGQPHALGRTFFQPTVVTGVTQQMRFAKEETFGPVAPLFRFHDEAEAIAMANDTEFGLAAYLFTQNASRQWRVPEALEYGMVGINTGLISNEVAPFGGIKQSGLGREGSRYGIEEYLELKYLCIDVSC, from the coding sequence ATGAAATTGCAAAATCCCGATCTGCTACGCAGTCAATGTTTGATAAACGGTGAGTGGTGCGATGCCCAGAGTGGCAAACGTGAAGCCGTGATCAATCCGGCCAACGGTGTAGAGCTGACTACCGTACCCTTGGTGAGCGCAGAAGAAACCCAACAGGCCATCAACGCTGCGCAACAGGCACAGATTGGTTGGAAGCAACAAACCGCTAAACAGCGTTCCGTACTGCTGCTGGCCTGGGCCGACAAAATCATGGCGGCCCAGGAAGATCTGGCACAGCTGATGACGGCCGAGCAGGGGAAGTCGTTGGCAGAAGCGCGTGGTGAAGTGGCCTATGCCGCTTCATTTATTACCTGGTTTGCCGAAGAGGCCAAGCGCGTTGATGGTGCCGTGTTGCAGGCGCCGCAAGCTTCGCAACGTCTGGTGGTGGTGAAACAGCCCATCGGTGTCTGTGCGGCGATTACGCCATGGAACTTCCCGGCGGCGATGATCACCCGTAAAGCCGCACCTGCGCTGGCGGCGGGATGCACGATGATTGTCAAACCGGCAGAGCAGACCCCGCTGACCGCCTTGGCGCTGGCTAAACTGGCGCAGGATGCCGGTATCCCTGCGGGGGTGCTGCAGGTGGTCACCGGAGAGGCGGCGCAGGTGGGCAAAGTGCTGTGTGACAGCCCGGTGGTACGCAAGCTGAGTTTCACTGGCTCGACCGAAGTCGGGCGTATCCTGATGGCCCAATGTGCGCCAACGATCAAAAAACTCTCGTTGGAATTGGGGGGGAATGCGCCGGTGATCGTCTTTGACGATGCCAATCTGGATGCCGCCGTCGCCGGGATTATGGCCTCCAAATTCCGTAACAGCGGCCAGACCTGCGTTTGCGCCAACCGGATCTACGTGCAGGACGGCATCTACGATCGCCTGGTCGATAAGCTGGTGGCGGCCGTCGAGCAATTGAAAGTGGGCGACGGCGCGCAGGAAGGCACCACACAGGGGCCACTGATTGATGCTGAAGCCATAGAGAAAGTGCAAAGCCATATTGATGATGCGCTGATCAAAGGGGCTCAAATCGCCATCGGCGGGCAGCCTCATGCGCTGGGACGTACTTTCTTCCAACCGACGGTGGTCACCGGCGTTACCCAGCAGATGCGTTTTGCCAAAGAAGAAACCTTTGGTCCGGTTGCCCCACTGTTCCGTTTCCATGACGAAGCAGAGGCCATCGCGATGGCCAACGATACCGAATTCGGCCTCGCGGCTTACCTGTTCACCCAGAATGCCTCCCGCCAGTGGCGTGTACCCGAAGCGCTGGAATACGGCATGGTGGGCATCAATACCGGGTTGATTTCCAATGAGGTCGCTCCCTTTGGCGGCATCAAGCAATCAGGGCTCGGGCGTGAAGGATCGCGCTACGGGATAGAAGAATATCTGGAGCTGAAATACCTGTGTATCGATGTGAGCTGTTAA
- a CDS encoding amino acid permease: MSSENICISPVLAAGERTSAPAKSLSFLEGVAMIVGTNIGAGVLSIAYASSKAGYLPLLFWLILVGCLTTITMLYVAESTLRTREHLQLSGLAQRYVGGLGAWLMFASVCVNSVGALTAYMSGSGKLLQSLLGISPAFGSLLFFIPAALVLYLGLKAIGRGEKFISIGMVVMLAVLVVATLLKDSTQMRNLLDGDWRFMVPVFSVVVFCFSAQYIVPEMARGFADKPAQLPKAIIVGMVTTFVLLAAVPMSVIALSGLENISDVATISWGQALGEWAFFSANIFALCAMLTSYWGLGGSFLTNIFDKFRLGDDERPFRRFIVLLLVVLPPFALAYSGLVSFVNALYFAGVFSGVILSIMPMLILRGARERGDQVPLWQCNWITHPVLQVSIVLLYLGCAVYAIASLLGYLPAGW; this comes from the coding sequence ATGTCTTCCGAAAATATCTGCATTTCTCCGGTGCTTGCCGCCGGGGAGCGAACATCTGCACCCGCCAAATCGCTGAGTTTCCTCGAAGGGGTGGCGATGATTGTGGGTACCAATATCGGTGCAGGTGTGCTTTCCATTGCATATGCCTCTAGCAAAGCAGGCTATTTACCTCTGTTATTCTGGCTGATCCTGGTGGGGTGTCTGACCACGATTACCATGCTGTACGTTGCCGAATCGACACTGCGCACCCGTGAACACCTGCAATTAAGTGGTCTTGCGCAGCGCTATGTGGGGGGATTGGGGGCCTGGCTGATGTTTGCTTCGGTCTGTGTCAACAGCGTGGGAGCACTTACCGCCTACATGAGTGGCAGCGGCAAACTATTGCAATCGTTGCTTGGTATCTCCCCGGCGTTTGGCAGTCTGCTGTTTTTTATCCCGGCAGCGTTGGTGCTCTACCTTGGCCTGAAAGCCATTGGCCGCGGCGAGAAGTTTATCAGTATTGGCATGGTCGTGATGCTTGCGGTATTGGTTGTCGCCACCTTGTTGAAGGATTCAACACAGATGCGCAATCTGCTGGACGGTGACTGGCGCTTTATGGTGCCGGTGTTCAGCGTAGTGGTGTTCTGTTTCTCTGCCCAATATATCGTGCCGGAGATGGCGCGTGGTTTTGCCGATAAGCCAGCCCAACTGCCCAAGGCGATTATTGTCGGCATGGTGACCACCTTTGTGCTGTTGGCCGCAGTGCCGATGTCGGTGATTGCCCTCAGTGGCCTGGAGAATATTTCTGACGTCGCAACCATTTCCTGGGGGCAGGCGTTAGGAGAATGGGCTTTCTTCTCCGCCAATATCTTCGCCTTATGCGCCATGCTGACCTCGTACTGGGGGCTGGGCGGCAGCTTTCTGACCAATATTTTCGACAAGTTTCGCTTGGGGGATGATGAACGGCCATTCCGCCGTTTCATTGTGCTATTGCTGGTTGTGCTACCGCCTTTTGCTCTGGCTTATAGCGGCTTGGTCTCTTTCGTCAATGCGCTGTATTTCGCTGGGGTATTCAGCGGGGTGATCCTGTCGATCATGCCAATGCTTATTTTACGCGGGGCGCGAGAACGGGGTGATCAGGTGCCGCTCTGGCAATGTAACTGGATCACCCATCCCGTGCTGCAAGTGAGTATCGTGCTGTTGTATCTGGGCTGCGCCGTTTATGCCATTGCCTCGCTGTTGGGTTACCTGCCCGCCGGTTGGTGA
- the yfcF gene encoding glutathione transferase: MNPLATVLYTDADFFSPYAMSAFVTLTEKGIPFTVRPVDLSQGENRGQTYGALSLTHRVPTLVIDSFQLSESSAIDEYLEEIHPAHPVYPRDVKQRAKAREIQAWLRSDLLPLRAERPTEVIFCGGKFAPLSEAAQQAAQKLLAATEKLLSHGQDHLFREWCIADTDLALMLNRLVMHGDEVPENIRHYAQKQWQRPSVRAWLALPEKMRG, translated from the coding sequence ATGAATCCATTGGCCACCGTACTCTACACTGACGCAGACTTTTTCAGCCCTTATGCCATGTCAGCTTTTGTTACGCTGACAGAAAAAGGGATCCCTTTCACCGTTAGGCCGGTGGATTTATCGCAAGGGGAAAATCGGGGACAAACCTATGGCGCCTTGTCGCTCACTCACCGCGTGCCAACGCTGGTGATAGACAGTTTCCAGCTTTCAGAGTCTTCCGCCATTGATGAATACCTGGAAGAGATCCACCCTGCTCATCCCGTCTATCCGCGTGATGTGAAACAACGCGCCAAAGCCCGCGAGATCCAGGCCTGGTTACGCAGCGATCTGCTGCCATTGCGCGCAGAACGGCCAACCGAAGTGATTTTTTGTGGCGGTAAATTCGCCCCATTGAGCGAAGCGGCTCAACAGGCCGCACAAAAGTTACTTGCCGCGACGGAAAAATTGCTGAGCCATGGGCAGGATCATTTATTTCGCGAGTGGTGCATCGCCGATACCGATCTGGCGCTGATGCTTAACCGGCTGGTGATGCACGGTGATGAGGTGCCAGAAAACATCCGCCACTATGCGCAGAAACAGTGGCAACGTCCTTCAGTACGGGCGTGGCTGGCTTTGCCGGAGAAAATGCGCGGTTAA